A section of the Chryseobacterium scophthalmum genome encodes:
- a CDS encoding VOC family protein, protein MVKRIVANIKTEDLSKADVFYHDILGLETLMNHGWIKTFGNVENSKVQISFATQGGNETEVPDFSIEVDNVNEIYDKMKNSGFEITYQLTDEDWGVRRFFVIDPFGKLINILSHQ, encoded by the coding sequence ATGGTAAAAAGAATTGTAGCTAATATAAAAACTGAAGATTTATCTAAAGCTGATGTATTTTATCATGATATTTTGGGTCTCGAAACATTGATGAATCACGGCTGGATCAAAACTTTTGGTAACGTAGAAAACTCAAAAGTTCAGATCAGTTTTGCAACTCAAGGTGGAAATGAGACCGAAGTTCCCGATTTTTCTATTGAAGTTGATAATGTAAATGAAATATATGATAAAATGAAAAATTCAGGATTTGAAATTACTTACCAATTGACCGATGAAGATTGGGGTGTTCGAAGATTCTTTGTGATAGACCCGTTTGGAAAGCTCATTAATATTCTTTCACATCAATAG
- a CDS encoding GNAT family N-acetyltransferase produces the protein MKDIEKYIFTSQRLGFRNWKSTDIEDLYEINSDKRVMEFFPNVATKKQTVDFVERMQVQFANKGFCYFAVDKLENKEFIGFIGLSEQTFDSEFTPCIDIGWRIKFNEWNKGFATEGAKRYLDYAFNDLNIKNIYSIAPKINLKSEQVMLKIGLKKQYEFEHSLLMNDSRLKKCVLYKIEKSN, from the coding sequence ATGAAAGACATTGAAAAATACATATTTACCTCTCAAAGATTAGGATTTAGAAATTGGAAATCAACAGATATTGAAGATTTGTATGAAATAAATTCAGATAAAAGAGTGATGGAATTTTTTCCTAATGTTGCTACGAAAAAACAGACTGTTGATTTTGTCGAACGGATGCAAGTTCAATTTGCAAACAAAGGATTTTGCTATTTTGCGGTTGACAAGCTTGAAAATAAGGAGTTTATTGGTTTCATTGGTCTTTCTGAGCAAACATTCGATTCTGAATTTACGCCTTGTATAGATATTGGCTGGAGAATAAAATTCAATGAATGGAATAAAGGATTTGCTACAGAAGGAGCAAAAAGATACCTCGATTATGCCTTCAATGATTTAAACATTAAAAATATATATTCAATTGCTCCGAAAATAAATCTAAAATCTGAGCAAGTAATGCTAAAAATAGGATTAAAAAAACAATATGAATTTGAGCATTCCTTACTGATGAATGATTCTCGTTTGAAAAAATGTGTTTTGTATAAAATAGAAAAAAGTAATTGA
- a CDS encoding YitT family protein — MSSATKHGPLFSISDIIYLVLGVISASFALKSFLVPNHFLDGGVTGVSLLLHEVYHWNLGVVLLVLNLPFIILAYFQIGKHFAIRSFLTILLIIITIFFVPFPEVTHDKLLVAVFGGFFMGIGIGLSMRGGGTFDGMEVLALLTFKKSSFSITEIILGMNVIIFIIATVFLKFETALYAIMTYLVASQITKYVIEGIEAYTGVTIVSANSEEIKKALVLTMNRGITVYKGERGFMKESFEQSAEADIIFTIVTRLEVRKLQNIVRSIDPKAFIFTQTVREPQGGIVKEIIKH, encoded by the coding sequence ATGAGCTCAGCAACCAAACATGGCCCGCTATTTTCAATTTCAGATATTATTTATCTTGTTTTGGGAGTAATTTCTGCAAGTTTTGCTTTAAAATCTTTTCTGGTTCCCAATCACTTTTTAGATGGTGGTGTTACCGGTGTTTCACTTTTACTTCACGAAGTTTACCATTGGAATCTCGGAGTCGTTCTATTGGTTTTAAACTTACCATTTATCATTCTGGCGTACTTCCAAATCGGAAAACACTTTGCGATCAGAAGTTTTTTAACGATTTTACTGATCATCATCACCATTTTTTTCGTCCCTTTTCCGGAAGTGACCCATGACAAATTATTGGTCGCTGTGTTTGGCGGATTTTTCATGGGAATTGGAATCGGTTTATCTATGCGAGGTGGCGGAACTTTCGACGGAATGGAAGTTTTAGCCTTATTAACATTCAAAAAAAGCAGTTTTAGTATTACCGAAATTATTTTAGGAATGAATGTGATTATCTTTATCATCGCAACCGTTTTTCTTAAATTTGAAACCGCTTTGTATGCAATTATGACGTATCTCGTGGCTAGTCAGATTACCAAATATGTAATTGAAGGAATTGAAGCGTACACTGGCGTAACCATCGTTTCTGCAAACAGTGAAGAAATCAAAAAAGCTTTGGTTTTAACGATGAACAGAGGAATCACAGTTTACAAAGGTGAAAGAGGTTTTATGAAAGAATCTTTTGAGCAAAGTGCCGAAGCAGATATTATTTTTACGATTGTCACTAGGTTGGAAGTTAGAAAACTACAAAATATCGTTCGTTCAATCGATCCGAAAGCATTTATTTTTACACAGACCGTAAGAGAACCTCAAGGCGGAATTGTAAAGGAAATTATAAAGCATTAA
- a CDS encoding HD domain-containing protein produces MEYEKLNKLILKRLKENLPEHLSYHSVMHVKDVIDSVEKIAKSENVNDEDLLLLKTAALFHDTGFLYGSKNHEEKSCEIAEEYLSDYGYSELQTEKIKGMIMATKIPQTPNNHLEQILADADLDYLGRDDFFVIGDKLFEELSMFGIVNSERDWNLLQEKFLESHHYFTETAINSRNQKKQDNLNIIKTKLKNN; encoded by the coding sequence ATGGAATACGAAAAATTAAATAAACTCATATTAAAAAGACTCAAGGAAAATCTTCCGGAGCACCTTTCTTATCACAGCGTGATGCACGTAAAAGATGTAATTGATTCTGTAGAAAAAATTGCTAAATCTGAAAACGTGAATGATGAAGACTTATTATTGTTAAAAACGGCGGCATTATTTCACGACACCGGATTTTTATACGGATCAAAAAATCATGAGGAAAAATCGTGCGAAATCGCTGAAGAATATCTTTCTGATTATGGTTATTCAGAATTGCAGACCGAGAAAATCAAAGGCATGATTATGGCGACAAAAATTCCGCAGACGCCAAATAATCATTTAGAGCAAATTTTGGCAGATGCAGATTTAGATTATTTGGGAAGAGACGATTTCTTTGTAATTGGAGATAAATTATTTGAAGAACTTTCGATGTTTGGAATTGTCAATTCTGAGCGAGACTGGAATCTTTTACAGGAAAAATTCCTTGAAAGTCATCATTATTTCACAGAAACAGCCATCAACAGCAGAAATCAAAAAAAACAGGATAATCTGAATATTATTAAAACAAAACTAAAAAATAACTGA
- a CDS encoding adenylate/guanylate cyclase domain-containing protein: MKKNLLLTFIFFLLIGLQNLCFAQNSFEKPRVFTEKEIKNGASIDEDSKFFAGDNPAFASPQFDDSSWKHVNFNSRKVYSWNPMNYASKKDAKKDAKKDQIYWVRYYFKIDSASVNKSLCFKIQQLGASEIYLNGKKIESIGKIGDEKSREFRIKNRIPELFTLDNTKVNVLAIRFLPIVAGKKKTITLVPFAIGVELASANEFIRDKTEEVQYFNFYTMLICGIFGALGFIHLLLFIFYRKAIYNLYFSTYNFSISLMSYMVLLLSEIRNPLDIDTYTFFAFLSVMAFGTSLTGFVNTLFGRTKKRLKVMLIISACIFILYYFSAASAASFAFFYLCFVAFESFYLIVRAMIRREKSAFIVGGGVLVFFLFIVMSIVFMFLNKLNTIDLGNVFGDDFMGYVLGFIFISFPISISAYLGWQFASTNLSLVKQLDEVKRLSDINLKQEQEKQQILQDQNDLLEKQVDERTFELQKEKQKTENLLLNILPYEVAEELKENGSSEAKYYDEVTVLFTDFVNFTQSSEKMGAEKMLVELNECFTAFDMIMEKHGLEKIKTIGDAYLAVCGLPMKNECHAYQTVLVALDIIDFIEERKKTHPDVLDIRIGINSGSLIAGIVGVKKFAYDIWGDTVNTAARMEQNSEKGKINISESTYQLVKEKIICEYRGKIHTKGKGDMDMYFALEIKTE; this comes from the coding sequence GTGAAAAAAAATCTACTCCTTACATTTATATTTTTCTTGTTAATCGGATTGCAAAATTTATGTTTTGCACAAAATTCTTTTGAAAAACCTAGAGTTTTTACTGAAAAGGAAATCAAAAACGGCGCATCTATTGATGAAGATAGTAAATTTTTTGCTGGTGATAATCCTGCTTTTGCTTCGCCACAATTTGATGATTCTTCATGGAAACATGTCAATTTTAATTCTAGAAAAGTTTATTCATGGAATCCTATGAATTATGCCTCTAAAAAAGATGCTAAAAAAGATGCTAAAAAAGATCAGATTTATTGGGTTCGGTACTATTTTAAGATAGATTCTGCATCGGTCAATAAATCTTTATGTTTTAAAATTCAGCAACTCGGTGCTTCCGAAATTTATCTAAACGGTAAAAAGATTGAAAGCATTGGCAAAATCGGAGACGAAAAATCAAGAGAATTCAGGATTAAAAACAGAATACCCGAATTGTTTACTTTAGATAATACCAAAGTAAATGTTTTAGCGATAAGATTTTTACCGATTGTTGCGGGTAAAAAGAAGACGATTACTTTGGTACCTTTTGCCATCGGTGTAGAACTCGCTTCGGCTAACGAATTTATCAGAGACAAAACTGAAGAAGTGCAGTATTTCAATTTTTACACCATGCTGATTTGCGGAATATTTGGTGCATTAGGATTTATTCATCTTTTGTTATTTATTTTTTACAGAAAAGCAATTTATAATCTGTATTTTTCTACGTACAATTTTTCGATTTCTTTGATGAGCTATATGGTCTTGCTCTTGTCAGAAATAAGAAATCCTTTAGATATCGATACTTACACGTTTTTTGCATTTCTTTCGGTAATGGCATTCGGTACTTCGCTTACAGGATTTGTCAATACATTATTTGGAAGAACCAAAAAAAGACTGAAAGTAATGTTGATTATTTCAGCTTGTATTTTTATTCTCTATTATTTCAGCGCAGCTTCTGCTGCTAGTTTTGCCTTTTTTTACCTTTGTTTTGTTGCTTTCGAATCTTTTTATTTGATTGTAAGAGCAATGATAAGAAGAGAAAAATCTGCTTTCATTGTAGGAGGAGGAGTTTTGGTATTCTTTCTTTTTATTGTGATGTCTATCGTTTTCATGTTTTTAAATAAACTGAATACCATTGATTTAGGAAATGTTTTCGGAGATGATTTCATGGGATATGTTTTAGGGTTTATTTTCATAAGTTTTCCGATTTCGATCTCTGCTTATTTAGGTTGGCAATTTGCATCAACCAATTTAAGTTTGGTAAAACAGCTGGATGAAGTAAAGCGACTTTCTGATATTAATTTAAAACAGGAACAGGAAAAACAGCAGATTCTTCAGGATCAGAATGATTTGCTTGAGAAACAGGTCGACGAACGTACGTTTGAGTTGCAAAAGGAAAAGCAGAAAACAGAAAATTTACTTCTCAATATTCTACCATATGAAGTTGCTGAAGAACTAAAGGAAAACGGAAGCTCTGAAGCCAAATATTATGACGAAGTCACTGTTTTATTTACTGATTTTGTTAATTTTACCCAGAGTTCAGAGAAAATGGGCGCAGAAAAAATGTTGGTTGAGCTGAACGAATGTTTTACCGCTTTCGATATGATCATGGAAAAACATGGTTTAGAGAAAATAAAAACCATTGGAGATGCTTATTTGGCGGTTTGCGGTTTACCCATGAAAAATGAATGTCATGCTTATCAAACAGTTTTGGTAGCTTTGGATATTATTGATTTTATTGAAGAAAGAAAGAAAACTCATCCTGATGTTTTAGATATCAGAATCGGGATTAATTCAGGTTCTTTGATTGCCGGAATTGTAGGGGTGAAAAAATTCGCTTACGATATTTGGGGCGATACGGTAAATACAGCCGCAAGAATGGAGCAGAACAGCGAAAAAGGAAAAATAAATATCTCAGAATCAACCTATCAATTGGTAAAAGAAAAAATAATTTGTGAATACAGAGGTAAAATTCACACCAAAGGAAAAGGTGATATGGATATGTATTTTGCGCTTGAAATCAAAACTGAATAA